TCAAGTGCGAAGGCTGTATGTTTTGCTCTTTTGGAGGGAATTGCTACAGCAAAGGCTACTCTACTTACTGGGTCAATCATTGTAAGGATATATCGTCTAATACCATTTGAGACTCTTTGAATTGTATCAACCGCCCATAATTGAAAGGGTTGTGTTTTTAAATTTTTTGGCTTTCTGTTTTTATTTGAAGTTCTCTTTTTAGGCTTTACTCTTCCTTTGGCATCTATCCTATAAGGAAAGTGTCTCATTTTGTCTGGAGCTTTTGCGATAATCCTGCCTATTGTTGACTCTGATGGAGTTTTAAGTCCTTTTGCTTCACAAAAGGGTTTAAGTAGATGATAGAGTTTTGCTTTACCAATATTTGGATACTCTTGTCTTAATTTTCGTATTTGTCTGACTATTTCCAAAGAGACTTTAGATTCTCTTACTCTTTTTGGTTTCCGTGATTTTGGATTAAGAGCCGTAATATCCTTATTTGCCTCTTTATATGCTTTTTTCCATCTAAAAAGAGTCCTTCTGCTAACTCCAAAGGCTTCGGTTGTAGCCTCTAATCCGTATTTCTCCCAAAACTCTAATATCTTTTTTCTTTTTTTCACCTCTTCGCTTATCATAAGCGAATTGTAGTATATCCTTTCTAATCTTTTATACCCTTTGACCCCTAGCAACGTGTATCTGATTTGCACTCCCTTCCCTCCTTATAGGAGTGCCATATCTTTTTGAATCTGTGCATAGTTTTTGGCTATAATTAGCCATAAATAAGGTTTATGTATAAAGGAGATTTATGAGAAGCGATGAGATAAAAAAAGGGTATCAAAGAGCACCACATAGAAGTCTACTTAGAGCAACAGGACTTAAAGATGAGGATTTTGATAAACCTTTTATAGGTGTTGCAAACTCTTTTATAGAGATCATTCCTGGTCATTTTTTTCTTAACAGATATTCTGAAATTATAAAAGATGAGATTAAAAAGTGTGGATGTGTACCTTTTGAGTTCAATACCATCGGCGTAGATGACGGTATTGCTATGGGGCATGACGGCATGCTTTACTCACTACCAAGTAGAGAAATAATCGCAAATTCTATTGAGACTGTAATGAACGCTCATAAACTTGATGCGCTTATCTGTATACCAAACTGCGATAAAATAACTCCTGGTATGATTATGGGGGCTTTGAGGGTAAACGTGCCTACTATTTTTGTAAGCGGCGGTCCTATGAAAGCGGGACAGCTCTCCGATGGTACACCTATTGATCTTGCTACTGCATTTGAGGCTGTTGGTAAGGTAGCTGAAGGTAAAATGAGTGAAGAGGAGCTTTATGAGATAGAGTGCGAAGCTTGTCCTAGCGGTGGAAGCTGTAGCGGGATGTTTACCGCCAACTCTATGAACACCTTGATGGAAGCTATGGGGATAGCACTAAAAGGAAACGGCACTATATTGGCGCTTACGCCTGAGAGAGAAGAGCTTTTAAGAAAAGCTGCAAGAAGAGTTTGTGAAATAGCAAAAGATGAGAAACTAACAGAGCAGTATAGGATAAGAAATATACTAAACGAAAAAGCTATTCATAACGCTTTTGTCGTAGATATGGCGATGGGTGGAAGTACAAATACGGTACTTCATATGATGGCTATAGCTAAAGAGGCAAGAGTAGATTTTGAACTAAGTAGATTAAATGAGATAAGCAAAAGCGTAGCTCATATCGCAAAAATTTCTCCATCCTTGCAAACGGTTCATATGGAAGATATCAATAGAGCCGGTGGCGTAAGTGCGGTTATGAAAGAGGCAAGCAAAAGAAGCGATACCGTACTTTATCTAGATAATCCAGTCATAGAAGGCGGCACCGTAGAAGATAGGATAAAAGATGCAAAAATTATTGATACATCGATAATCCATACGATCGAAAATCCTTACAGCGAAGTTGGAGGACTTGCTATTTTATATGGAAATTTGGCAAAAGAGGGAGCAGTCGTTAAGACTGCTGGAATCGATCCCAATATGAGAGAATTTAC
This Nitrosophilus labii DNA region includes the following protein-coding sequences:
- the ilvD gene encoding dihydroxy-acid dehydratase gives rise to the protein MRSDEIKKGYQRAPHRSLLRATGLKDEDFDKPFIGVANSFIEIIPGHFFLNRYSEIIKDEIKKCGCVPFEFNTIGVDDGIAMGHDGMLYSLPSREIIANSIETVMNAHKLDALICIPNCDKITPGMIMGALRVNVPTIFVSGGPMKAGQLSDGTPIDLATAFEAVGKVAEGKMSEEELYEIECEACPSGGSCSGMFTANSMNTLMEAMGIALKGNGTILALTPEREELLRKAARRVCEIAKDEKLTEQYRIRNILNEKAIHNAFVVDMAMGGSTNTVLHMMAIAKEARVDFELSRLNEISKSVAHIAKISPSLQTVHMEDINRAGGVSAVMKEASKRSDTVLYLDNPVIEGGTVEDRIKDAKIIDTSIIHTIENPYSEVGGLAILYGNLAKEGAVVKTAGIDPNMREFTGKAICFDSQQEAIDGIIGGKVKPGHVVVIRYEGPKGGPGMQEMLAPTSLIAGMGLGDKVALITDGRFSGATRGASIGHVSPEAAEGGVIGLLQDGDEIYINVDTYTLEVKIDDKEIERRRAAFKPKIKDIKGRWLRQYRALVTNAANGAVLKDEC
- a CDS encoding integrase core domain-containing protein: MQIRYTLLGVKGYKRLERIYYNSLMISEEVKKRKKILEFWEKYGLEATTEAFGVSRRTLFRWKKAYKEANKDITALNPKSRKPKRVRESKVSLEIVRQIRKLRQEYPNIGKAKLYHLLKPFCEAKGLKTPSESTIGRIIAKAPDKMRHFPYRIDAKGRVKPKKRTSNKNRKPKNLKTQPFQLWAVDTIQRVSNGIRRYILTMIDPVSRVAFAVAIPSKRAKHTAFALEALIDGITSIKNKQKYSLAILSDNGSEFKKEFDALLQQKNFIHYWTYPKSPKMNAHNERFNRTIQEQFVDYYEDLLFTDLEEFNKHLANWLIDYNTKIPHYSLNFKSPVKYLLENHNECHMYWTYTNYLQFKIF